Proteins co-encoded in one Phycodurus eques isolate BA_2022a chromosome 14, UOR_Pequ_1.1, whole genome shotgun sequence genomic window:
- the slc35g2a gene encoding solute carrier family 35 member G2a, translating to MGGCSMTERAAACLQVCPLPTSTMESTHLLGGAKKRVKIHPHTVTAKYVTQTPYSPQPGVHTHFPQPGDEGYDDAPSFEDFGSFLEETSDRKRLTEAKRWPLALFGSKDKDEAAAAPRPPAGGSGDSGEGGARAAKGPGKGVGEQLASFGEASVSASRLTWVGLLGAALANGCAIVLTRTASERFGLGPLFLLLFRSVLQLLSVAVPLYKGENPFGPEGYRLRLLCYGVAYSLSLCCGYSSLSFASPEDAAPAWRLATTALSATLAFLLLEERLGSADGITLAAGLCGLGVLLLPRADESNSDSPADPVVFWRGAFGWSLSALAGLWMALALVGYRSLKERIGVATALFTVSWTSCVLTPASLALLQEAWSWPAGASDWGPLVGSVACSTAAFLGMTHGLTRIHPALVSASQGLEAPLATAAHLAMVQLAPSAPEVVGNAMVVLSVGWLVTMKLLPSRGAGRRHREEYEEILDSPIK from the exons ATGGGAGGATGCTCAATGACTGAACGAGCAGCCGCTTGTTTGCAG GTTTGTCCTCTGCCGACGTCCACGATGGAGTCCACCCACCTCCTGGGCGGGGCTAAGAAGCGGGTAAAGATCCACCCTCACACGGTCACGGCCAAGTATGTGACGCAGACCCCCTACTCCCCGCAACCCGGCGTACACACGCACTTCCCCCAGCCCGGCGACGAGGGCTACGATGACGCGCCGTCCTTCGAGGACTTCGGCTCTTTCCTGGAGGAGACGTCGGACAGGAAGCGGCTGACGGAGGCCAAGAGGTGGCCGCTCGCTCTGTTCGGCTCCAAAGACAAAGACGAGGCCGCCGCCGCCCCGAGACCTCCGGCCGGCGGGAGCGGCGACAGCGGCGAAGGGGGAGCTCGGGCGGCCAAGGGTCCCGGGAAAGGGGTCGGGGAGCAGCTGGCCAGCTTCGGGGAGGCCTCGGTGTCGGCGTCGCGGCTCACCTGGGTGGGGCTTCTGGGGGCGGCGCTGGCTAACGGCTGTGCGATCGTCCTGACTCGGACGGCCTCGGAACGCTTTGGCCTGGGCCCCCTCTTTCTCCTCCTGTTTCGGTCCGTGTTGCAGCTCCTGTCCGTGGCCGTGCCGCTGTACAAGGGGGAGAACCCTTTTGGACCGGAAGGCTACCGCCTCCGTCTGCTGTGTTACGGAGTGGCCTACTCGCTGTCCCTGTGCTGCGGTTACTCCTCGCTGTCCTTCGCCTCCCCCGAGGACGCCGCCCCCGCCTGGCGCCTGGCCACCACGGCGCTGTCGGCCACCCTGGCCTTCCTGTTGCTGGAGGAGCGTCTGGGCTCGGCAGACGGCATCACCCTTGCGGCAGGACTGTGCGGTTTGGGGGTTCTGCTGCTTCCTAGGGCAGATGAGAGCAATTCCGATTCACCTGCAGACCCCGTGGTATTCTGGAGGGGAGCATTTGGGTGGTCCCTGTCAGCGCTGGCGGGGCTGTGGATGGCCCTGGCCCTGGTGGGGTACCGGTCGCTGAAGGAGAGAATTGGCGTGGCTACGGCTCTGTTCACAGTGAGCTGGACAAGCTGCGTGCTTACCCCGGCCTCGTTGGCCCTGCTCCAGGAGGCCTGGTCCTGGCCGGCCGGTGCTTCCGACTGGGGACCGCTCGTGGGCTCGGTAGCCTGTTCGACCGCCGCCTTCTTGGGGATGACGCACGGCCTCACCCGCATCCACCCGGCACTGGTGTCGGCGAGCCAGGGCCTGGAGGCGCCCCTGGCCACGGCGGCCCACCTTGCCATGGTGCAGCTGGCCCCCAGCGCCCCCGAGGTGGTCGGGAACGCCATGGTGGTCCTGAGTGTCGGCTGGTTGGTGACCATGAAGCTGTTGCCCTCTCGCGGGGCCGGCCGGCGTCACCGGGAGGAATACGAGGAGATTCTAGACTCACCCATTAAATGA